In the Candidatus Cloacimonadota bacterium genome, CTGTAGCTGCGGAAGCTGACGTTTTTGCGGTTAAAGATGTTAATCACGTCAAAATAGGGTTCAATGGTTCCCCAGCGATTGTGCCACTGCAGTTTGGCGCTCATATCCAGACGTAAATAGTTGGGCAGGCGTTGACCATCTTTATAGCTATAGATGATGCTGAAGTTTTCGCCATCGAAATAGATTCTTTCCGGAATTTCCACAGGCTGACCGGAATTGAAGCTTAAATTCAGCCCCAGTTTGAAATCCGCCCCAAAAGGTTGCCAGCCGGTGTTTTCGCTGATGTTATAGTTTTCCACCACGGTGAGGCTGTGGCTGCGGTCGAAACGGGGGAAAAAAGGAAGCGGTTCCCCGGTGAGGGGATCAAGATTCATGCCATCGATTTTGCGGCGGGCGCGGCTGAAGGTGTAGCCCGCGAAGCCTTCCAGGCCGTTCCAATCGTTGCGCAGAAGCACTTCGAAGCCCAGGGCATGTCCGGTTCCGGAACGCATGGCGTCAGAAAGGGTGCCGGTTTCGTTGTTCCAGTTGAAAAACGTGTTATAGTCGAGCTGGAGCAAGTTTTTATAGTCCTTGTAATAGACTTCGGTTTCCAGGGCGAGATGCCTGCCCAAACGTCTGTTGTAGCCAATAATATAATGTAGCGCCTTGGCTGGGGGCATGGTTCCTTCCACTGGAATCCAAACGTCGAAGGGCGTGCTTATATCCATGGACAGCAATGCCAAATATTGGTTAAAGGTGCCAAAATTCAGGTAGATGGCTTCGCCGGCGTCCAGAGTCCATTTGAAGGAAAGCCGCGGCTCCAGATTGAAGTAGGAAGCGGCGGGAACCTGGGGCGGATGGATTTTCAGGGTTTGATACCAGTTTGCCCTCAAGCCTGGTTGCAGAGTCCACAAGGGGTTTATCACCCAGCTATCCTGCAGGAAAACCGAGGAGGTGAGCGAAGAGATTTTGGCGTCTGGAAGTCCGCTGGGGTCAACCTGATAGGAGGTTTCCACTTTCAGGGAAGTATCGTTGTATTTCAGTTCGAAACCGCCTTCCAGTTCGTGGCTATTGTTGGGTTTAAAATTGAATATGCCGCGGGTGGTGAGGTCTTTGATGAAGTTGTCGCTGCCAAAGATGGTTTCTTCGCCATCCGCGGAAATCTGGCCCATGCTGCTGTTGAACTGGCTTCCTGCCACCACAAAGTTTGAATAGAGCCGGGGTGAAAACAGGTGCATCCAGCGGGCGGAGACAGTTTTGTTTCCCCAATCGACATCCAGGACGCTGCCCAAATCGTAGATCATGTCGTCACGTCCCAGATAGGCGCTGAAGCTGAGCTTGTTTGCGGGGTTGATATCCCAATTCACTTTCGCGTGGCCATCGTAGAAATAATAATTTGGCAATGCATCGTAAATGGCTTTGAGCAATTCCAGATAGGTGCGGCGGAAGGATGCCATGTAGGAGCCGCTTTGGCTGCCAAGTTTCCAGGGTCCTTCCAGGGTGGCGGAACTGGAAATCAGGCTTAGGCGTCCCACGCCGTGGTGTTCAACCCTGTTTCCCTGGCGGTTTGTGACGTCCAGAACCGAGGAAAGCCGTCCGCCATATTTTGCGGGATAGCCGCCTTTAATCAGTTCCACGTTTTCCACGGCGTCGGTGTTGAAAGTGCTGAAAAGCCCGCCCAGATGGCTGGGGTTGTAAACATCGATATCGTCAAGCAGGATGAGGTTTTCATCTGGTGAACCGCCCCGGATGTAGAGCCCGGAAAAGAAATCCGAAATGGGCATCACGCCCGGGAGGGTGAGCACGGCTCGGAAAACGTCCGCTTCCGCGGTGGAGACAACGTTTTGGATTTCCTCCCTGCCACGGTTGATGGAGCTGGCCCTAATCACGGGACCATCCATGCCTTTTTCGCTTTCCGCGGTCACCACAATTTTGCCCAGTTCCACAGAGCTTTTTGTGAGCTGGACGTTCAGGGTTATCTCATCCGAAAGCGCGCGGACGGTGATGTTTTGGCTTTCGCGTTGATGGGAGACAAGGGAAAAATTCAGTTGAAAAGTGCCGGTTTGGTTCAGCGAGATGACATAGTAACCCTGTTTATTTGTTTGAGTGCCAATCTTTGTGCCGCTTACGGAAACGTTCACAAATTGGATGGGTTCGCCGCTGTCGGCACGGGTCACAAAACCGCTCACGGTGGCGGCATACAGGTTTGTAAGCAGCAGGATGAGCAGGGTGAAAGTCAGGCGTTTTTGCACTCAATCTCCTATCGTGTTCTTTGAAGGTTCAATCATTTGGAGGGGGCATGGATTTGTCAACCCCGATTTTTTCATATTAAAAAAGAGGAGCGACCGGGTTGGCCGCTCCCCGTATTGATTGGCTTTGAAGCCGTTGATTTTTAGTTATTTGGCAAGCAGCATCTTGCGGGTGACAGTGTTGCCATCGCTGCTGAGGCGATAGAAATACAGTCCGCTGGAGACGCTTCTGCCTTCATTGTCACATCCGTTCCACACAACGCTGTGATTTCCGGAATCGCGCACATCGTCCACCAAGGTGCGGACAAGCTGGCCTTTGGTGTTGTAGATTTTCAGGCTGGCATTTCCGGCTTTGGGAATGCTGTAGGCGATGGTGGTTTCAGGGTTGAAGGGGTTGGGATAGTTCACGGCGTCGAGCACGTAAACGGGAGTCACGTTGTCGTCGTTGGCGGTTGAATATTCCACAATGGCGCGGAGCATGATTTCGCCGGTCGTGACAGGATCCCAGTCGGTGCCGATCTTCTTGAAGCTATAGCCATTTGAAGAGGTGTCCAATCCAATGGCGGAAGCGTTCGCGGTTTCGAGAATTGTCAGATAGAAGCTGCCGTCGGTTTCGGTTGGGGGAATTTGAATCCAGTTCCAGCCTTCCACAACGGAGGAGGCGGGGAACTGATATTGAGCCAATTGCGTGCCAGGCATGCCATCGGCGCCGTCGTCGTCATTCACACGAACGATGATTCCAGCTGAGCCGAGAGTGTGGACAAAGACTTTGGCATACTTCACTGTTGCAGCGCGGTCATAATTGTGTTTCACAGCCATCTGCTTGGTGGAGCCAACGTTGATGCCTTCTTCGGCAGTTCCATCGTCATGATAGAGCTCAGCGTGCATTTCGGGCAACACGAAAGCGCTCACCGCGTTGGAGGCGGTGGATTCATTCGCGCCATACATGGCGGTGACATAATAGGTGTGCAAGCCACCTTCCACGTTCATGTCGGTGTAGGTGAGAACGGTTCCGCCAACTTCGTCGATTTCGATGTTGTTGCGATAGATTTTGAATCCGGAGGCTCTGTT is a window encoding:
- a CDS encoding TonB-dependent receptor, which codes for MQKRLTFTLLILLLTNLYAATVSGFVTRADSGEPIQFVNVSVSGTKIGTQTNKQGYYVISLNQTGTFQLNFSLVSHQRESQNITVRALSDEITLNVQLTKSSVELGKIVVTAESEKGMDGPVIRASSINRGREEIQNVVSTAEADVFRAVLTLPGVMPISDFFSGLYIRGGSPDENLILLDDIDVYNPSHLGGLFSTFNTDAVENVELIKGGYPAKYGGRLSSVLDVTNRQGNRVEHHGVGRLSLISSSATLEGPWKLGSQSGSYMASFRRTYLELLKAIYDALPNYYFYDGHAKVNWDINPANKLSFSAYLGRDDMIYDLGSVLDVDWGNKTVSARWMHLFSPRLYSNFVVAGSQFNSSMGQISADGEETIFGSDNFIKDLTTRGIFNFKPNNSHELEGGFELKYNDTSLKVETSYQVDPSGLPDAKISSLTSSVFLQDSWVINPLWTLQPGLRANWYQTLKIHPPQVPAASYFNLEPRLSFKWTLDAGEAIYLNFGTFNQYLALLSMDISTPFDVWIPVEGTMPPAKALHYIIGYNRRLGRHLALETEVYYKDYKNLLQLDYNTFFNWNNETGTLSDAMRSGTGHALGFEVLLRNDWNGLEGFAGYTFSRARRKIDGMNLDPLTGEPLPFFPRFDRSHSLTVVENYNISENTGWQPFGADFKLGLNLSFNSGQPVEIPERIYFDGENFSIIYSYKDGQRLPNYLRLDMSAKLQWHNRWGTIEPYFDVINIFNRKNVSFRSYSLEAQEDMTLSLQAQDGNQFPILPFLGVNITW